From Lycium ferocissimum isolate CSIRO_LF1 chromosome 12, AGI_CSIRO_Lferr_CH_V1, whole genome shotgun sequence, one genomic window encodes:
- the LOC132040719 gene encoding receptor-like protein 46 — MFKLSNLVHLDLNSNNINSELPDEFAKLTSLEYLDLSSNYGFNGTLKRSLGKLCNLKTLILNDNRISGNITDFIDALSECQSNNLETLELSHNALTGNLPTTLGHLTKLKDLQLRYNSLTGTIPETIGNLSSLETLYLTSNKMSGNLTPNIGQLTSMVLLDISENMWEGIVTEAHLLNLSNLQEFSVGVKLGKNITLAFNINPSWTPPFKLTLLTIQSCRLGPKFPHWLKHQNELTSIIFNTAWISDAVPDWFVELDLKLDNLDMAYNSLTGQVPNKFQFNIQANVDLSTNRFEGPLPLWSSNVTTLYLRDNLFSGPIPLNICGVLRDLTDLDISKNKLNGIIPLCIGDMTQLFTLVLNNNRLIGQFPEFWGKLPYLYLIDMSENRLSGKIPGSLGSLSYLMFLRLSGNNLSGELPSSLRNCMRMISIDLSNNRLSGLIPNWLGKQ, encoded by the coding sequence ATGTTCAAACTTAGTAACCTCGTGCATCTTGACTTAAACTCCAACAATATTAATAGTGAATTGCCTGATGAGTTTGCAAAGCTCACTTCCCTTGAATACCTTGATCTATCTTCCAACTATGGTTTCAATGGGACACTCAAGAGAAGCTTGGGAAAACTATGCAATTTGAAGACTTTGATCCTCAATGACAACCGTATCAGTGGAAACATTACTGATTTCATCGATGCTTTATCAGAATGCCAAAGCAACAACTTGGAGACATTGGAATTGAGTCACAATGCATTGACTGGCAATCTTCCTACTACATTAGGCCACTTGACTAAGTTAAAAGATCTTCAACTGAGGTACAACTCGTTGACAGGAACAATACCTGAAACTATAGGGAACTTATCATCCTTGGAGACACTCTACCTCACATCAAACAAAATGAGTGGGAACCTCACCCCTAATATCGGGCAGCTCACGTCGATGGTCTTATTGGACATCTCTGAGAATATGTGGGAAGGTATTGTCACAGAAGCCCATTTACTTAATCTTTCTAACTTGCAAGAATTTTCAGTTGGTGTGAAACTTGGTAAGAATATTACCTTGGCATTCAACATCAACCCAAGTTGGACTCCTCCATTCAAGCTGACATTATTGACCATTCAGTCATGCCGATTAGGCCCCAAATTCCCACATTGGCTGAAGCATCAGAACGAGCTTACTAGTATAATATTTAATACTGCTTGGATTTCAGATGCTGTGCCAGATTGGTTTGTAGAGTTGGATTTGAAGCTTGATAATCTTGACATGGCTTATAATAGCTTGACAGGGCAAGTTCCCAACAAATTTCAGTTCAACATTCAAGCCAATGTGGATTTAAGCACCAATCGTTTCGAGGGACCTCTCCCATTATGGTCTTCTAATGTTACAACATTGTATCTGAGGGATAACTTGTTTTCAGGACCTATTCCTCTCAATATATGTGGAGTACTTCGTGATTTAACAGACTTGGACATCTCCAAGAACAAGCTAAATGGCATCATTCCCTTATGCATAGGTGATATGACTCAGTTGTTTACTTTAGTCCTCAATAATAACCGACTTATCGGACAGTTTCCTGAATTCTGGGGTAAGCTACCATATCTTTATTTGATAGATATGTCAGAGAACCGTTTATCCGGCAAAATTCCAGGCTCACTAGGTTCTCTCTCTTATCTAATGTTCTTAAGACTCTCAGGCAACAATCTCTCTGGAGAACTGCCTTCGAGTTTGAGAAATTGCATGCGAATGATTAGCATTGATCTTAGTAACAATCGGTTGTCAGGGCTAATACCAAATTGGCTGGGGAAACAATGA
- the LOC132040018 gene encoding nuclear pore complex protein NUP43, with product MASQNLQIHRFPQNNYIDSLRWLPQLSAFQHHIILSSFNQESSTSSLQILNYTSNQELTFQTSLITPSRITSLKTSQNPNKPLIVASTFSGSLLLYTADLVNGSLEFIDSVPEKGEKAGFHSGRVSGIDVSENGVDFVSVGEDGRVNLVSFVDGKLSYKRVFDGNGLVSYGAVKWASPVEFVSGGLGFGLQWWDQRRPGGPVSQFKANWTHGITSGIVHSIDIHPSRKHTCLAGGSSGTVFAWDLRWQQQPIMLSGVGTSDLSALSPAESDVWEVQYDNYTTSSNYRNISESRVLPAMICSEDGILAVIEQGEEPVELLAEPCAINSFDIDRQNPSDIVCSLEWESIAILTRS from the exons ATGGCTTCTCAGAATCTCCAAATCCATCGTTTCCCACAAAACAACTACATTGATTCTCTTCGTTGGCTTCCTCAACTCTCAGCTTTCCAACATCACATAATCCTCTCATCATTCAATCAAGAatcctcaacttcttcactccaaATCCTAAACTACACTTCAAATCAAGAACTCACATTTCAAACATCACTAATAACCCCATCAAGAATCACTTCACTAAAAACTTCACAAAACCCCAATAAACCCCTTATTGTTGCTTCCACTTTTTCAGGTTCTTTACTGCTTTATACAGCTGATTTAGTTAATGGGTCGTTGGAATTTATCGATTCCGTGCCCGAAAAAGGCGAAAAGGCGGGGTTTCATTCTGGTCGGGTTAGTGGGATTGATGTGAGTGAAAATGGGGTGGATTTTGTGAGTGTTGGAGAAGATGGGAGGGTTAATTTGGTGAGTTTTGTTGATGGGAAGTTGAGTTATAAGAGAGTTTTTGATGGGAATGGATTGGTATCGTATGGCGCGGTGAAATGGGCGTCGCCCGTGGAGTTTGTGAGTGGTGGATTGGGATTTGGACTTCAATGGTGGGATCAACGACGTCCCGGTGGGCCTGTTTCGCAGTTTAAAGCGAATtg GACTCATGGAATTACTTCTGGCATTGTACATTCGATTGATATTCATCCATCAAGAAAGCACACTTGTCTT GCAGGAGGTTCTTCTGGTACTGTGTTTGCATGGGATCTTCGCTGGCAACAGCAGCCTATAATGCTTTCTGGTGTTGGAACCAGTGATTTGTCCGCTCTTTCACCAGCAGAAAGTGATGTTTGGGAGGTCCAGTATGACAActatactacttcatccaactACCGAAACATCTCAGAATCACGTGTTCTTCCTGCCATGATTTGCTCAGAGGATGGCATTCTTGCCGTAATTGAACAAG GTGAAGAACCCGTCGAGCTTCTTGCTGAACCTTGTGCCATCAACAGCTTTGACATTGATCGACAAAACCCATCA GACATTGTTTGTAGTTTGGAGTGGGAGTCCATAGCCATCTTGACAAGGTCTTGA